The DNA segment CAGGGTCCCTCGGTTCGCTCCTTCACTGGGACGGCGCTTCCTGGGCTCGGTTCCCCGCAGCCAGACCTCTCAACACGGTCCTGGTGGACGTCTGGGGCGCGGCCACGGACGACGTCTGGGCCGTGACCCCCGGCAACCTGCTGCACTACGACGGGGCGCAGTGGTCGGAGTATGCCTTTCCGGAAACCACGACCTTCGCCCGTATCCATGGCACGTCGCCTCAGGACGTATGGTTGTTCTCGGGTTACGGCCAGGTGTGGCACTGGGATGGCATCGCGTGGACCCAGCGCCCCAGCGGCTTGCCTGGCAGTCCTCATGGGGTCTGGGTGGGAGCGGTGGACGATGTCTGGACGACGCACTGGCAGGGCCGGATGACCCACTGGGACGGCACGGCCTGGACGGACATCCGCACGGGGGCCGACAGCGACCTGGGCCATGTCGCTGGCAGCGGCCGTAACGATGTCTGGGCAACCGTCCCCAACAGCGGCGTCCTCCACTGGGACGGTGTGAGCTGGTCCCAGCACTCCCCTCCCCTGCCCCTTGGCATCACCACGGTGGAGAGCCGAGCCCCCGGCGAGGTGTGGATCGGCTCGGACAAAGGGCTCCTGCGCTACACGCAGTGACTGTCTTTCGCTTCTGGGGTCGCCTCAGAACTCCGCGACGAACGCCAGCTCACAGACCCGCTCGCGACACGAGAACACGTGCAGCGCCCCGTCGAGGAACTGCCCGCCCTCGTAGTCGAGCAGGTGCGGCATCTCGCCGTGCGCGCAGCTCGGCGTCGCGTCGGCCTGGTCCCAGCCCGCCACGCCGCCGAGGCGAGCTCCACCCCAGCGCGCGCCGCCGCGCTGCTTCGCGAGCCAGTCGTCGTACTCCACGTCGAGCAGATCCGGATCGAAGTCCTTGGGGAACGGTCCGCCGAGCTCGGGCGCATCGAAGCCGAAGAGCCCGCTCGACGCGGTGTCCGGCGTGATCTCCGAGCGAAAGCGGTACCAGCTCGCCGGCGCCAGCTCGGTTGCCGGGGAGCCCGGCGTCACCCGCTGACTCTCACGCCGCCAGCCACTCGACGCCGATTTCCACTCCTTGGGGCCGGTCACGCGGTGCCTCGGATCCACCAGGCGCACGTGCGCGACGCGCGGATCGCTGTTCATCGAGACGCCGCAGTGAAAGCAGAAGAGCGCGGCGAGGCCGCGGCCACCGGGAAGGAAGTCCGCGAGCACCGCCGGCGAGATCTGGACGCACATCTCCAGCGGGCGGGCGCAGACGCCGCAGCTCGGCCAGCGCGGCTCGTCGAGCCAGGCGACGGAGCCGTGCGCGAAGCAATCGCCGGGGCCGGGATCGAAGCTCTCGGGCTTCAGGTAATGCGGCACCTTCAGGTCGACGCTGGTGGGCGCGGTCTCGCAAAGCTCGCGGCGCCAGGGCGCGAACAGCGGGTGCTCGGGGAGCGTGGGGCGAGGCGCCTTGCGCGCGCAGGGCACGCACGTCTCTGCGACGTCGCTCCAGCGCGGGTGCTCGCGCACGAAGGTCGCCCATGGGGTCTTCTTCCGCGCGCGGCGCGGCTCGGCCTTGGGCTGCTCGGTGGCCTCGGACGCGCCGACGAGCGGCGTCACCATCACCGCCTTGGGCACGCCCTGGTAACCCGGCGCGATGCCGTGCACCTCGACCCGGGTGCCGACCGAGGGGTTCACGGCGAAGCTCTTGAGCGAGGTGCCGCCGAAGCGCACCCGCCCGCCATCGTCGAGCTCGATCCACCCAAGGGCATCCATCGGGTTGAGCTCGACGATCGTCCCTTTTTGCCCACTCATTGCGTGGAACGCTAACACGCCGGCCTACGGGTCAGAGGAGGCCCGGGTCGATGCCTGCCGCGAAGATCGCGAGGAGCGCGCGGAAGTCCCTGGCGACCACCCGCGTCTCATCTCCTTCTTCATGAAGCCAGAGATGGACGCGCCCCTCCTGGTCCAGCAGCAAGAGGTCGCCATCGCGGCCGAACAAAGGGGCCATGTCGGCAAGGTGCGCCCTCGAGACGTCCTGCCGAAGCCCCTCTCGGAGGTCCATATCGTCCTGGGGCTCGAACATCCCCCAGCCGCCAATATCAATCAGCACCTCCCCCGCGCCGTCCGCGAGCTCGGCGAGTCCCTCCGGACACGGAAGCCTCCACTCGGCGAACTGCCGGCGCCAGGCATCCCCGAATGGATGGAAGTCCTCCTCCTCCTCGAAGTCGTCCTCGAGCGCCTCCTTCGGCATGGCCAGGGCGAGCACGGCTTCGACCAGCGTGCGGGTCTGGAGCTGTTCGTGCGATGGCCGCGCGGGGGCCTCGACGCCAAGCGTGGCGCATACCTGTGCGTGGCTGGCGAGCGTGCCCCAGAGCGCTGTCCCGCGGTCGAAGCGCGCCGAGGCGGAGAGCGGCCCGACGACGACGGGGTCGAAGCCCGCATCACGCGCGAGCCGCGCCGCCGTGGCCGCGGCCTCCGGGTCATCCGAGGCGATTGGAACCGCGGGGGGCACGAGCGCGACCGTCGGGCCGAACAAGGCTCGCTCGTCGAGCGTGTTGAAGGCCTTCACCATTCGCGCGCCCGGGAACAACGACCCGGTCAACGATCCAGAGCCGCACTGGGAATTGCCCAACCTGGCTGCGTAGTAGGGATCCTCGGGGTTCGTCACGTCGATCACGACCCCCCCGGACAGCGCCTGTCGCGCGGCTTTGGCGACGTCCTTGAGGGCCGAGACGGGCGTCGCCAGCACGATGACCTCCCCGTGAGACAGCGCCCGTGAAACATCGCCCACCGCGACCGGTGGCTCCACGGACACCTGCCACGGCCGCCGGACCCCGATGCGGACGGTGTGCCCTGCCCTCGCCCACAGCGCGCCGAGCCGCGAGCCAATGCGCCCCCCGCCGATGATCCCGATGCGGAGCGGCTTGTCGGTGCGCTGCGCAGGCACGTCGCCAGGGGCCATGCCCTGCGGCGCGTCGGTGGCGCCGAGTTGCGCTTCGAGCCCTGCGGCCGCCTCGGAGGCGCGACGGCGCAGCTCGGCGAGGATGCGCGACGCCTCCTCGCGATCCTTCCAGTACTGGTACGGCGCCAGACCGGTCACGTGCTTCAGGAGCTGGCGCTCAGGC comes from the Corallococcus macrosporus genome and includes:
- a CDS encoding NAD(P)-binding domain-containing protein, with the protein product MSLPFVGGESAPDPRREWWSLRLRRDSDGGCLLELVNSGGVHPIHAIHERLRGILERLPDGVELAYLCRVAPGRHYNVSHLIAVELCERQRGLANVTALLPEDFIAARAWLLLARARSRLKAGEMAGSVEDARHAFQRGVEAEDAPAVAEFFAWLPPEGREALRPEYLAWFERQPAEQLVRWQIELSWWPERQLLKHVTGLAPYQYWKDREEASRILAELRRRASEAAAGLEAQLGATDAPQGMAPGDVPAQRTDKPLRIGIIGGGRIGSRLGALWARAGHTVRIGVRRPWQVSVEPPVAVGDVSRALSHGEVIVLATPVSALKDVAKAARQALSGGVVIDVTNPEDPYYAARLGNSQCGSGSLTGSLFPGARMVKAFNTLDERALFGPTVALVPPAVPIASDDPEAAATAARLARDAGFDPVVVGPLSASARFDRGTALWGTLASHAQVCATLGVEAPARPSHEQLQTRTLVEAVLALAMPKEALEDDFEEEEDFHPFGDAWRRQFAEWRLPCPEGLAELADGAGEVLIDIGGWGMFEPQDDMDLREGLRQDVSRAHLADMAPLFGRDGDLLLLDQEGRVHLWLHEEGDETRVVARDFRALLAIFAAGIDPGLL